The following proteins are encoded in a genomic region of Corylus avellana chromosome ca4, CavTom2PMs-1.0:
- the LOC132177425 gene encoding myb family transcription factor PHL8 — protein MQNQNMNLVLSTDAKPRLKWTPELHQRFVEAVAQLGGADKATPKSLMRVMGIPGLTLYHLKSHLQKYRLGKSQQSESCTDNKQEDYRDIQTTDGHNFSTEISDASHNKTNESLQIAQALQLQMDVQRKLHEQIEVQRHLQLRIEAQGKYLQSVLKKAQETLAGYSSSSLGVELAKAELSQLVSMVNSGCPSSSISELTETGGLSIKDVERRQMRGTICSMESSLTSSESSGRKEEKRPMKESGDLQKSNSTIELSLMDMHPGEKQRSIDVSKQASGSKRSGSAISDGICIEQTVAKRSSIHRDKSNNQLRKSGLLETLDLNTHFQLDIDAGPKAIDLNCKGMEQCNGLES, from the exons ATGCAAAATCAGAACATGAATTTGGTTTTGTCCACTGATGCAAAGCCCAGGTTAAAATGGACACCAGAACTTCATCAAAGATTTGTTGAAGCAGTGGCTCAACTTGGAGGAGCAGACA AGGCAACACCCAAGAGTCTGATGAGGGTGATGGGAATTCCTGGGCTGACTTTGTACCACTTGAAGAGTCATTTACAG AAATACAGGCTAGGGAAAAGCCAACAGTCAGAATCCTGCACCGACAACAAACAAGAGG ATTACAGAGATATTCAGACCACCGATGGGCACAACTTCAGCACGGAAATCAGTGATGCAAGCCACAATAAGACTAACGA AAGCTTGCAGATTGCTCAGGCTCTCCAATTGCAAATGGACGTCCAAAGGAAACTGCATGAGCAGATTGAG GTACAGAGACATTTGCAGCTGAGAATCGAAGCCCAAGGGAAGTACTTACAATCAGTGCTAAAGAAAGCTCAGGAGACCCTTGCTGGGTACAGTTCTTCTTCTCTGGGAGTAGAACTTGCAAAAGCTGAACTCTCTCAGTTAGTCTCAATGGTTAACTCTGGCTGCCCGAGCTCTTCAATTTCAGAATTGACAGAAACAGGAGGTTTGAGTATAAAAGATGTTGAGAGGAGACAAATGAGAGGCACAATTTGTTCCATGGAAAGCTCCTTGACATCGTCCGAAAGCTCCGGGAGAAAGGAAGAGAAGCGGCCAATGAAAGAGAGTGGTGACCTCCAAAAGTCTAATTCAACTATTGAACTTTCATTAATGGACATGCACCCAGGAGAAAAGCAAAGAAGCATTGATGTAAGCAAGCAAGCTAGTGGGAGCAAGAGAAGTGGAAGTGCCATTTCTGATGGAATTTGTATAGAACAAACAGTTGCTAAAAGATCATCAATCCATAGAGACAAAAGTAATAATCAACTGAGAAAATCTGGATTATTGGAGACACTAGATCTCAACACCCATTTTCAGCTTGACATTGATGCAGGTCCAAAAGCAATAGACTTGAACTGCAAGGGTATGGAACAATGCAACGGTTTGGAATCTTGA